A single window of Candidatus Poribacteria bacterium DNA harbors:
- a CDS encoding pyridoxal-phosphate dependent enzyme — protein MQYQCAKCNNTYQISPLRYKCECGGALNLVSDPRVLPNARVPAAMSLWRYREALPIGKETEIITLGEGMTPLVPLDTNAPEHFVKLDYLCPTGSYKDRGASVLLTHLKSLGVETVVEDSSGNAGAAIAAYSARAGIRCTIYCPASTSKGKLRQISAYGAELKLVAGNRAATTEAVKLAAETTCYASHNWHPFFLEGTKTLAYEITEQLGWRAPTHVLCPVGFGSIYLGLSIGFRELQTQGIIEDVPRLLGVQPDVCCPIYNADVENVTSISRMKQTGETLAEGITAELPIRGDNILEALHFSNGAFTTVNDAEIEEGMELLAVKGIYVEPTSAVVVKAYQKFQETGIIQEGDMTVSILTGIGLKAS, from the coding sequence ATGCAATACCAATGTGCCAAATGTAACAACACCTATCAAATCTCACCGTTACGCTATAAGTGTGAGTGCGGAGGCGCGCTGAACCTCGTCTCGGATCCACGCGTCTTGCCGAATGCACGGGTCCCAGCAGCGATGTCGCTCTGGCGGTATCGTGAAGCATTGCCGATCGGTAAGGAGACAGAGATTATCACACTCGGCGAAGGCATGACACCGCTTGTGCCACTCGATACTAACGCACCTGAACACTTCGTAAAATTGGACTATCTCTGTCCGACCGGCTCCTATAAGGACCGAGGGGCATCCGTCCTGCTCACGCATCTCAAATCACTCGGTGTTGAGACCGTTGTTGAGGATTCATCGGGCAATGCCGGGGCCGCGATAGCCGCCTACAGTGCCAGAGCAGGTATCCGCTGCACCATCTACTGCCCTGCGTCCACTTCGAAAGGCAAATTGAGACAGATTTCTGCCTATGGTGCCGAGTTAAAACTGGTAGCAGGAAACCGCGCAGCGACGACAGAGGCAGTAAAACTCGCCGCGGAAACTACCTGCTATGCCTCTCACAATTGGCATCCGTTTTTCTTGGAAGGCACAAAGACGCTCGCGTATGAGATTACCGAACAACTCGGGTGGCGCGCCCCGACACACGTCTTATGTCCAGTCGGATTCGGGAGCATCTATTTGGGTCTCTCTATCGGATTTCGTGAATTGCAGACCCAAGGGATTATTGAAGATGTCCCTCGGCTTCTCGGCGTTCAACCCGATGTCTGTTGCCCAATCTACAATGCGGACGTTGAAAACGTAACGTCCATCTCAAGAATGAAACAAACTGGAGAAACACTTGCCGAAGGCATCACTGCTGAACTCCCCATCCGAGGCGACAATATTTTGGAGGCACTCCATTTCTCGAACGGCGCATTTACCACAGTCAACGACGCAGAGATTGAGGAAGGCATGGAACTGCTTGCCGTCAAAGGGATTTATGTGGAACCGACATCGGCTGTTGTCGTTAAAGCATATCAGAAATTTCAAGAAACAGGTATCATCCAAGAAGGCGATATGACAGTTTCGATCCTCACAGGTATCGGTCTCAAAGCATCTTGA